A stretch of the Anaerolineae bacterium genome encodes the following:
- a CDS encoding DUF1573 domain-containing protein: MGGQSRARRKDGRKGPPRSQDRGWLLVLLAVTLLIGGGLIIGLLARSDQAAPVPKVRGAPRVEVSQETIDYGDVKVNTPIETIFRVRNVGDQPLQILGEPQVEVVEGC, from the coding sequence ATGGGTGGTCAATCCAGAGCGCGCAGGAAAGATGGGCGCAAAGGGCCTCCACGCTCGCAGGATCGGGGGTGGCTGCTTGTGCTGTTGGCTGTCACACTGTTGATCGGCGGCGGCCTGATCATCGGGTTATTGGCGAGGAGTGATCAGGCTGCGCCCGTGCCCAAGGTGCGCGGCGCTCCACGCGTGGAGGTGTCGCAGGAGACAATAGATTACGGCGATGTGAAGGTGAACACACCCATCGAGACTATCTTTCGCGTCCGGAATGTGGGCGATCAGCCGTTACAGATCCTGGGCGAGCCACAGGTGGAAGTGGTAGAGGGGTGTTGA
- a CDS encoding heavy metal translocating P-type ATPase: MAQRQIILPITGMHCANCAVAIERNLKKLPGVAEATVNYASERATVVFDPSLLDEDALIHRIRDVGYGVATARIELPITGMTCANCAATIERALKKVPGVTLATVNLATERATIEYIPGVATRADLVAAVEKAGYGVVETSAGQLEDVEQAAREAEIRDQSRKFWTGVAFSLPLFLLAMARDFGLLGMWGHSPWLNWLMFALATPVQFYVGWDYYVGGWKALRNSSANMDVLVAMGSSAAFFYSLPVTFALTLGSTALGEHVYFETAAVIITLIKLGKLLEARAKGQTSAAIKKLMGLRAKTARVVRDGVEADVPVEQVAVGDIVLVRPGEKIPVDGIVIEGHSAVDESMLTGESLPVDKKPGDPVIGATLNRQGMLKVEATRVGAETALAQIIRLVQEAQGSKAPIQRLADQVSGVFVPVVIAIAVATLLVWWLVLDAGFTPAMIRMVAVLVIACPCALGLATPTAIMVGTGKGAEYGILFKDSAALERAHSVRIVVFDKTGTITKGKPEVTDVAVSHFGFRAPDFTSAQFAIRHPQFAVLWWAASAERGSEHPLGEAIVQAAQAHGLSPAEPERFEAVAGQGVVAWVRGNEVAVGSLRLMNARSVHLNGLEEEAQRLQAAAKTAMWVAVNGEAIGLIAMADTIKPGSREAVAELHRLGLQVVMLTGDNRITAEAIAREVGIDRVLAEVLPGEKAEAIQRLQAEGVGLVAMVGDGINDAPALAQADVGIAIGTGTDVAMETADVTLIRGDLRAVPQAIALSRATMRTIKQNLFWAFFYNVILIPVAAGVLYPFTSLPTMLRALHPVLAAFAMAFSSVTVVTNSLRLRRVRL; encoded by the coding sequence ATGGCTCAAAGGCAAATCATCTTGCCTATTACGGGCATGCACTGCGCGAATTGCGCGGTGGCCATTGAACGGAATCTAAAGAAGCTGCCTGGCGTGGCAGAGGCCACCGTCAACTACGCCAGCGAGCGGGCGACCGTGGTCTTTGACCCTTCGCTGCTGGATGAGGATGCGCTGATCCACCGCATCCGGGATGTGGGCTACGGCGTGGCCACGGCCAGGATCGAGCTGCCTATCACAGGCATGACCTGTGCCAACTGTGCGGCGACCATTGAGCGCGCCCTCAAAAAGGTGCCCGGCGTGACTTTAGCGACGGTCAATCTGGCGACGGAGCGGGCCACTATAGAGTATATCCCCGGTGTGGCTACCCGTGCGGACCTGGTAGCTGCCGTCGAGAAGGCCGGCTACGGCGTGGTAGAGACCAGCGCCGGCCAGCTTGAGGATGTCGAGCAGGCTGCTCGCGAGGCGGAGATCCGCGATCAGAGCCGCAAGTTCTGGACAGGTGTGGCGTTTTCGCTGCCCCTTTTTCTTCTGGCGATGGCGCGTGACTTCGGCCTGCTGGGGATGTGGGGGCACTCGCCATGGCTAAATTGGCTGATGTTCGCGCTGGCAACACCTGTGCAGTTCTACGTCGGCTGGGACTATTACGTGGGCGGCTGGAAGGCGCTGCGCAACAGCTCGGCCAACATGGATGTGCTGGTGGCGATGGGCTCGTCAGCGGCGTTCTTCTACAGCCTGCCGGTCACCTTCGCGTTGACGCTGGGCAGCACTGCTTTGGGCGAGCACGTCTACTTCGAGACGGCGGCGGTCATCATCACCTTAATTAAGCTGGGTAAACTGTTGGAGGCTCGCGCGAAGGGACAGACCAGCGCGGCCATCAAGAAGCTGATGGGGTTGCGGGCCAAGACCGCTCGTGTGGTACGAGACGGCGTCGAGGCAGATGTCCCCGTTGAGCAGGTGGCGGTAGGCGATATCGTCCTCGTGCGGCCAGGCGAGAAGATCCCGGTGGATGGCATCGTCATCGAAGGCCATTCAGCCGTGGACGAGAGCATGCTCACCGGCGAGAGCCTGCCAGTGGACAAGAAGCCGGGCGACCCGGTCATCGGCGCGACGTTAAATCGGCAAGGGATGCTTAAGGTCGAGGCGACCCGGGTGGGCGCGGAAACGGCATTGGCCCAGATCATCCGATTGGTGCAAGAGGCGCAGGGGAGCAAAGCTCCCATCCAACGCCTAGCCGATCAGGTGTCAGGAGTTTTTGTGCCGGTGGTGATCGCCATCGCCGTTGCCACGTTGCTGGTCTGGTGGCTCGTGCTCGATGCCGGCTTCACGCCTGCGATGATCCGCATGGTGGCCGTGCTGGTGATCGCCTGTCCTTGCGCGCTGGGGTTGGCCACGCCCACCGCGATCATGGTCGGCACCGGCAAGGGAGCCGAATACGGCATCCTCTTCAAGGACAGCGCTGCCCTGGAGCGCGCCCACTCCGTCCGAATAGTCGTGTTCGATAAGACGGGGACGATCACCAAGGGCAAGCCCGAGGTCACGGATGTAGCGGTTTCGCATTTCGGATTTCGGGCTCCGGATTTCACTTCTGCTCAATTCGCCATCCGCCATCCGCAATTTGCAGTTCTCTGGTGGGCTGCTTCGGCAGAGCGAGGGAGTGAGCACCCGCTGGGTGAGGCCATCGTGCAGGCGGCTCAGGCGCATGGGCTATCACCGGCCGAGCCGGAGCGATTTGAGGCGGTGGCCGGGCAGGGGGTGGTCGCCTGGGTGCGTGGCAACGAGGTAGCGGTGGGCAGCCTCAGGCTGATGAATGCCCGATCCGTGCACCTCAACGGCCTAGAGGAGGAGGCGCAGCGCCTGCAGGCGGCGGCCAAAACGGCCATGTGGGTGGCGGTGAATGGCGAGGCGATCGGTTTGATCGCCATGGCCGATACTATCAAGCCCGGCTCTAGGGAAGCAGTCGCTGAGCTGCATCGGCTGGGACTGCAGGTGGTGATGTTGACCGGCGATAACCGAATCACGGCGGAGGCCATCGCGCGCGAGGTGGGGATTGATCGCGTGCTGGCTGAGGTGTTGCCAGGTGAGAAGGCTGAGGCGATTCAGAGGTTACAAGCTGAAGGGGTCGGGCTGGTGGCGATGGTCGGTGATGGCATAAACGATGCGCCGGCGCTAGCCCAGGCCGACGTGGGCATCGCCATCGGCACAGGCACCGATGTAGCCATGGAGACGGCCGATGTCACTCTCATACGTGGGGACCTGCGCGCGGTGCCCCAGGCCATCGCCTTAAGCCGGGCGACGATGCGCACCATCAAGCAAAACCTGTTCTGGGCTTTTTTCTAC
- a CDS encoding heavy-metal-associated domain-containing protein, whose amino-acid sequence MASKTFRVPNISCSHCVMTIQRELGELEGITAVRGDVATKIVTVEWNEPPASWKRIRALLEEIHYPPED is encoded by the coding sequence ATGGCAAGCAAGACCTTTCGGGTTCCCAACATCAGCTGCAGCCACTGTGTGATGACCATCCAGCGTGAGCTGGGTGAGCTGGAAGGGATTACCGCAGTCCGGGGCGATGTCGCGACCAAGATCGTCACCGTCGAATGGAATGAGCCTCCGGCCAGTTGGAAACGCATTCGAGCCTTGCTGGAGGAAATCCATTACCCACCGGAAGATTAA
- a CDS encoding metal-sensitive transcriptional regulator yields the protein MNDEETIEILNRLKSIEGHVRGIQRMVESGEYCIDIVHQIIAVQRALQKVNAMVLDRHLHTCVTTALRGDDPDERERVIGEILGVFEATGKL from the coding sequence ATGAATGACGAAGAAACGATCGAGATCCTGAATCGGCTCAAAAGCATCGAAGGCCACGTACGCGGCATTCAACGTATGGTCGAAAGTGGCGAATACTGTATTGATATCGTCCATCAGATCATCGCTGTGCAACGGGCGCTGCAGAAGGTCAACGCCATGGTGCTCGACCGGCACTTGCACACCTGCGTGACCACTGCCCTTCGCGGTGACGACCCTGACGAGCGTGAGCGGGTGATTGGCGAGATCCTGGGCGTGTTCGAGGCGACGGGAAAACTGTGA